Proteins from a genomic interval of Candidatus Cloacimonadota bacterium:
- a CDS encoding thermonuclease family protein → MKYVLILALAAIILLSIFTCPEKSSISVDQYPVVRVVDGDTFIASINGEDVRIRLIGVDTPESVHPNKDVEYFGIEASDFLKDLLEGEEVFFKYDQSNSATNHKDRYDRMLAYAYRASDSLFINAEIIKCGYGHAYTSFPFIYLEEFLKYER, encoded by the coding sequence TTGAAATATGTACTAATTTTAGCACTGGCTGCAATCATCCTTCTTAGCATCTTTACCTGTCCCGAAAAGAGTAGTATTTCTGTAGATCAATATCCTGTTGTCCGCGTTGTCGATGGAGATACCTTTATTGCGAGTATTAATGGTGAAGATGTGAGAATTCGGTTAATTGGAGTAGATACTCCGGAATCCGTACATCCCAATAAAGATGTGGAATATTTTGGCATTGAGGCCAGTGACTTCTTGAAAGACCTATTAGAAGGCGAAGAAGTGTTTTTTAAATACGATCAAAGTAACAGTGCCACGAACCATAAAGACCGTTATGACAGGATGCTTGCGTATGCCTACAGAGCTAGCGATTCTCTGTTTATAAACGCTGAAATCATCAAATGTGGCTATGGACATGCCTATACCAGTTTTCCGTTCATCTATCTGGAAGAATTTCTAAAGTATGAGCGTGA
- a CDS encoding ABC transporter ATP-binding protein produces MIQVEQLSCGYLDKEVLHGVSFDLPAQAFTILLGPNGAGKSTLLYALMGFLKPKRGRILIKGKDLGKCSRAELAKTIAYIPQELHSEFDYSVSDTVLMGRYPFMGLMQSHNDQDRHIVNETLKQMDLYPLRNRLLHQLSGGEKQRVYLARALVQQTPYIFLDESISQLDINYQLEIMRLLREISSNQNKGILLISHNLNLSANYADSMLFLKEGSLLCAGSPEELMQESILSSLYGINLATALNPLSGKNNIIYP; encoded by the coding sequence ATGATTCAAGTAGAGCAACTATCCTGTGGTTATTTAGATAAAGAAGTATTGCATGGTGTGTCATTCGACCTCCCAGCTCAAGCTTTTACTATTTTATTGGGACCAAATGGAGCAGGTAAATCTACCTTGCTTTATGCTTTGATGGGTTTTCTAAAACCCAAACGGGGAAGAATCCTTATTAAAGGCAAAGACTTAGGCAAATGTAGCCGAGCAGAATTGGCTAAAACTATCGCCTATATTCCTCAGGAATTGCATAGTGAATTCGATTATAGCGTCTCCGACACAGTATTGATGGGTCGCTATCCCTTTATGGGTCTTATGCAAAGCCATAATGATCAAGACCGTCACATCGTGAACGAAACTCTAAAGCAAATGGATTTGTATCCACTAAGAAACCGTCTTCTTCACCAGTTAAGCGGGGGTGAGAAGCAGCGCGTATACTTAGCTCGAGCTTTGGTACAGCAAACACCATACATCTTTCTGGATGAAAGCATTTCGCAATTGGATATCAACTATCAACTGGAAATCATGCGCTTGTTGCGCGAGATTAGTAGTAATCAAAACAAGGGCATTTTACTCATTTCGCACAATCTTAATCTTTCTGCCAACTATGCCGACAGTATGCTTTTTCTAAAGGAAGGCAGCCTGCTTTGCGCCGGAAGTCCGGAGGAATTGATGCAAGAAAGCATTCTTAGCAGTCTTTACGGGATTAATTTGGCAACTGCGTTAAATCCTTTATCGGGTAAAAACAATATCATCTATCCCTAA